A window of the Nitrosococcus wardiae genome harbors these coding sequences:
- a CDS encoding MT-A70 family methyltransferase, with amino-acid sequence MPENIKYSILYADPPWSFKVWNRDTGSGRSAESHYRTMSLEQIKALPVNEIAEKNSVLFLWAVNPSLPEAIEVMTAWGFTYKTVGFTWVKETMSGKDHVGMGYYTRANAELCLLATKGKPLSRQSRSVRQLIRAKVGRHSEKPAEVRDRIVELFGDLPRLEMFAREKVSGWDSWGNEVLSDIELEAA; translated from the coding sequence ATGCCTGAGAACATCAAATACTCAATCCTCTACGCCGATCCACCTTGGAGCTTCAAAGTCTGGAACCGGGATACGGGAAGCGGCCGCAGCGCCGAGTCCCATTACCGAACGATGAGCCTGGAGCAAATCAAGGCGCTGCCGGTGAATGAGATTGCCGAGAAAAATTCGGTGCTGTTTCTCTGGGCTGTTAATCCATCGCTGCCCGAAGCCATTGAGGTCATGACCGCCTGGGGGTTTACCTACAAAACAGTGGGTTTTACTTGGGTCAAGGAAACGATGAGCGGCAAAGATCATGTGGGCATGGGCTACTACACGCGGGCGAATGCTGAGCTTTGCTTGCTGGCAACCAAGGGCAAACCATTGTCCAGGCAAAGCCGATCAGTGAGGCAGTTAATCCGGGCCAAGGTAGGACGGCACAGCGAGAAACCCGCTGAGGTGCGAGACAGGATCGTTGAATTGTTTGGTGATTTGCCACGGCTAGAAATGTTTGCGAGGGAGAAAGTATCAGGATGGGATTCCTGGGGGAATGAGGTGTTATCGGATATCGAGTTAGAGGCAGCCTAA
- a CDS encoding Fic family protein, with translation MKPYHPESLPLANLDQGKLITLVSEASAALATYNGLLQAMINPAVMLSPLTNQEAVLSSRIEGTQATVEEVLEHEAGQKYEGQKEQDIQEILNYRKAMVLAREWLAEGRQVTLGLIRTLHHLLMDSVRGQGKEPGQFRKEQNWIGPPGCAIEQATFIPPSPLQLLDHLQALEVYLNFNDFDPLSQTAIVHAQFELLHPFKDGNGRIGRLLIPLFLYSKKRLSEPMFYLSSYLEAHREEYYARLKAISTERDWTGWIAFFLNAIIHQARGNHNRVSIIMALHEEMKHQIREITHSQHSAQIVDALFDRPIFRTSDFIERTGIPKPSAHPLIRQLLQAGILTTLRKQAGRKPATLAFPRLINAAEGRDVLPNS, from the coding sequence GTGAAGCCTTATCACCCAGAATCTTTACCCTTAGCCAATCTAGATCAAGGCAAGCTAATCACTTTAGTAAGCGAAGCGAGCGCAGCCTTGGCCACTTACAACGGCTTGCTGCAGGCCATGATTAACCCTGCGGTAATGCTCTCACCTCTCACCAACCAAGAAGCGGTGCTATCGTCTCGTATTGAAGGTACACAAGCTACAGTGGAGGAAGTCCTTGAACATGAAGCCGGCCAAAAATATGAGGGTCAAAAGGAACAAGATATTCAGGAGATTCTTAACTACCGGAAGGCCATGGTACTCGCCCGTGAATGGCTGGCCGAAGGACGTCAAGTTACCTTGGGACTTATTCGTACATTACACCACCTGCTAATGGATAGTGTACGAGGTCAAGGTAAGGAGCCGGGCCAGTTTCGTAAAGAACAAAACTGGATAGGCCCACCGGGCTGTGCCATTGAGCAAGCGACTTTCATACCGCCTAGCCCGCTGCAGTTGCTAGATCATCTCCAAGCACTGGAAGTATATTTAAATTTCAATGATTTTGATCCACTTTCCCAGACAGCTATCGTCCACGCGCAATTCGAATTGCTGCATCCCTTCAAAGATGGTAATGGCCGTATCGGACGGCTATTGATTCCTTTATTCCTTTACAGCAAGAAACGCCTATCTGAGCCTATGTTTTACCTGTCAAGCTACCTGGAAGCCCATCGTGAAGAATATTACGCTCGGCTGAAAGCAATTTCCACAGAAAGAGATTGGACAGGCTGGATAGCCTTTTTTCTAAACGCCATTATTCACCAGGCCCGGGGTAACCATAACCGGGTTAGTATAATTATGGCCTTACATGAAGAGATGAAGCACCAAATCCGGGAGATTACCCATTCTCAACACAGCGCGCAAATTGTAGATGCTCTATTTGACCGACCTATTTTTCGTACCAGTGATTTTATAGAGCGCACCGGTATTCCAAAACCCAGCGCCCATCCGCTTATTCGCCAGCTTCTTCAGGCAGGTATTTTAACGACTCTGCGTAAGCAAGCTGGCAGGAAACCCGCTACCCTTGCCTTTCCGCGCCTCATCAATGCAGCAGAAGGTAGAGACGTGCTACCTAATTCTTAA
- a CDS encoding Rha family transcriptional regulator: MQNLVNLEVLDQQLTMSSVEIAEVCGKQHKNVLADIRALEEQGVIDGLKFKRNYKDSLNREKPCYHLPKRETLILTSGYSAKQRAAIIDRWLYLEEQKNKNLSPAEQLLMQAQMLVKSERRIAALEERQRITEGKLEDFATGAEHFSITAYHKLFLAQQISNNQANSDGRKLSHIAKNQGIKLGRAPHPVWGTVNTYPKALLDAYYRGEYQTH, encoded by the coding sequence ATGCAAAACCTCGTTAATTTGGAAGTCCTGGACCAACAGCTAACTATGTCCTCCGTCGAGATCGCGGAGGTCTGTGGTAAACAGCACAAGAACGTGCTCGCTGATATAAGAGCCCTTGAGGAGCAAGGGGTTATCGATGGGCTGAAATTCAAGCGTAACTACAAAGACTCTCTGAACAGGGAGAAACCCTGTTATCACTTGCCAAAACGCGAAACCCTCATCCTCACCTCCGGTTATTCCGCCAAGCAGCGGGCCGCGATTATTGATCGCTGGCTTTATTTGGAGGAGCAAAAAAACAAGAATCTATCGCCTGCGGAGCAGCTACTGATGCAGGCTCAAATGCTCGTTAAAAGCGAACGCAGAATAGCCGCCCTCGAGGAGCGGCAGAGAATTACCGAGGGCAAGCTGGAAGATTTCGCTACCGGCGCGGAGCACTTCTCTATCACGGCCTATCACAAGCTATTCCTTGCTCAACAAATCTCCAATAACCAAGCCAATTCAGACGGGCGCAAGTTATCCCACATCGCCAAGAACCAGGGCATTAAGTTAGGCCGAGCTCCGCACCCGGTATGGGGGACTGTCAACACCTACCCAAAGGCGCTCCTGGATGCTTACTACCGTGGCGAATATCAAACCCACTGA
- a CDS encoding very short patch repair endonuclease, with amino-acid sequence MERNPPVDPQRSILMSRVRQANTAPEMLARKILHRMGFRFRLHRRDLPGSPDIVLPSYRIAIFVHGCFWHRHPGCKKASIPKSRRSFWEEKFAANVERDRKNYIALNELGWHCVIIWECETKDIPALESRLQAELVKYMKWRN; translated from the coding sequence ATGGAACGTAATCCTCCAGTCGATCCGCAACGCAGCATCCTGATGTCGCGCGTCAGACAAGCGAATACCGCGCCGGAGATGCTCGCCCGTAAAATTTTGCATCGGATGGGTTTTCGATTCCGTCTCCATCGTCGAGATCTTCCCGGTTCACCGGACATCGTTCTTCCGAGCTACCGCATCGCAATATTCGTTCACGGTTGTTTCTGGCATCGCCATCCGGGGTGCAAAAAAGCCTCGATACCTAAATCCCGAAGAAGCTTTTGGGAGGAAAAGTTCGCAGCGAATGTCGAACGAGATAGAAAAAACTATATTGCCCTGAATGAGCTAGGTTGGCACTGTGTAATTATCTGGGAATGTGAGACCAAAGATATTCCGGCGCTGGAGTCTCGCCTTCAAGCTGAATTGGTCAAGTATATGAAGTGGAGAAATTGA
- a CDS encoding helix-turn-helix domain-containing protein has protein sequence MASSISERIKIARRKAKLTQQDLATYVGVSRAAVAQWESGETKGLKPENLIFTAEKLNVSVKWLAIGKGPMYGEAPADFPDHALQLARLISQAPPEKVKAILMLLGVNENAIHIRPPFRETPSSEPDQNAKEGKKDRRSGKDRRQNVHEVDFERRSGLDRRDDEGVILGPGESLEDIFGEEDGQQNKNNDFE, from the coding sequence ATGGCTAGCAGTATTAGTGAGCGCATTAAAATCGCCCGCAGGAAGGCAAAACTGACCCAGCAAGATCTGGCGACTTATGTCGGGGTCAGTCGCGCTGCTGTAGCTCAGTGGGAAAGTGGAGAAACAAAAGGGCTAAAGCCTGAAAATCTTATCTTTACCGCGGAGAAACTTAATGTCTCTGTAAAATGGCTGGCTATAGGCAAAGGCCCTATGTATGGAGAAGCCCCTGCTGATTTCCCGGATCATGCCCTACAGCTTGCCCGCTTGATTTCCCAGGCCCCACCAGAGAAAGTAAAAGCTATCCTGATGCTGCTCGGGGTTAACGAGAACGCAATCCATATTCGTCCTCCATTCCGCGAAACGCCTTCTTCTGAACCAGATCAGAACGCAAAGGAGGGAAAGAAAGACCGCCGCAGCGGTAAGGACCGCCGGCAGAATGTTCATGAAGTGGATTTTGAGCGCAGGAGTGGGCTAGACCGTAGAGACGATGAAGGTGTAATCCTTGGCCCTGGAGAATCCTTGGAGGACATTTTTGGAGAAGAAGACGGTCAGCAAAACAAAAATAACGACTTTGAATGA
- a CDS encoding Cro/CI family transcriptional regulator: protein MTKSEAIKMFGSVGELAAALKITRHAIYQWPEKIKEPRASQIKLIALQRANPGLFSGSENKTYQHPKEDPAA, encoded by the coding sequence ATGACTAAATCCGAAGCAATAAAAATGTTTGGAAGCGTCGGCGAGTTAGCTGCTGCTCTCAAGATTACTCGCCACGCCATTTATCAATGGCCAGAAAAAATTAAAGAACCCAGGGCAAGCCAGATAAAGCTGATCGCGCTTCAAAGAGCTAACCCTGGGCTGTTTTCTGGCTCTGAAAACAAAACCTATCAACACCCTAAAGAAGACCCAGCCGCATGA
- a CDS encoding HigA family addiction module antitoxin, giving the protein MFKNGMRPVHPGEILREDYLVPLEMSVNALAKALHVPTPRINEIVRERRGISADTALRLARYFDTTPQFWLGLQAEYDLRVAEIKEAKRIISEIQPRHVA; this is encoded by the coding sequence ATGTTTAAAAATGGGATGCGCCCAGTTCATCCTGGAGAAATCTTGCGCGAGGACTATCTTGTGCCGCTTGAGATGAGCGTTAACGCGTTAGCGAAAGCACTGCATGTGCCCACGCCACGCATTAATGAGATTGTGCGGGAGAGACGTGGGATTAGCGCGGATACCGCGTTGCGATTAGCCCGCTATTTTGACACCACCCCTCAATTCTGGCTGGGACTACAAGCCGAGTACGACCTGCGCGTTGCTGAAATAAAAGAAGCCAAACGTATTATCAGCGAAATCCAGCCCCGGCATGTTGCTTGA
- a CDS encoding type II toxin-antitoxin system RelE/ParE family toxin → MIKSFRCQETQRLFETGKSRRWQSIRKVAERKLVQLNNARELRDLASPPGNQLETLEGDRAGQHSIRINKQWRVCFVWTSEGPEAVEIVDYH, encoded by the coding sequence ATGATCAAGAGCTTCCGCTGCCAAGAGACCCAACGTCTGTTTGAAACCGGCAAATCCCGCCGGTGGCAAAGCATTCGCAAGGTGGCAGAGCGCAAGCTCGTTCAATTGAACAATGCGCGGGAGCTACGGGACCTAGCCTCTCCGCCAGGCAACCAACTGGAGACATTGGAAGGCGACCGCGCTGGACAGCACAGTATCCGCATCAATAAGCAGTGGCGGGTGTGCTTTGTCTGGACGAGCGAGGGGCCGGAGGCCGTTGAAATTGTGGACTATCATTGA